Proteins encoded by one window of Candidatus Methylomirabilota bacterium:
- a CDS encoding type II toxin-antitoxin system HicB family antitoxin, with the protein MKLPIVLEGNQREGYTATCPALPGCVSEGETRQEAIKNVREAIRLYLRAVTREHILLKKAKAAKEVEALEVAV; encoded by the coding sequence ATGAAGCTGCCGATTGTTTTGGAAGGCAACCAGCGGGAAGGGTACACGGCAACGTGTCCGGCGCTGCCAGGCTGTGTGAGCGAAGGCGAGACACGGCAAGAGGCTATTAAGAACGTCAGAGAGGCCATCAGGCTGTACCTGCGCGCAGTCACGCGGGAGCATATCCTGCTCAAGAAGGCGAAGGCAGCGAAAGAGGTGGAGGCGCTTGAGGTTGCCGTGTAA
- a CDS encoding type II toxin-antitoxin system HicA family toxin, giving the protein MPRLPRVSGKEAVRALKRAGFVVFDQEGSHVYLHRRLGDRFTHRVTVPVHGQRILKPKTLKSILKAAGLTASGFTDLLLGS; this is encoded by the coding sequence ATGCCGCGCCTTCCTCGGGTCTCCGGCAAGGAGGCCGTTCGAGCGCTTAAACGAGCCGGATTCGTGGTGTTCGATCAAGAAGGTAGTCATGTCTACCTACACCGCCGACTTGGCGACCGCTTTACGCATCGCGTAACCGTTCCCGTCCACGGTCAGCGAATTCTCAAGCCCAAGACCCTCAAATCGATCCTCAAGGCTGCCGGCCTGACCGCATCCGGGTTCACCGATCTCCTTCTTGGTAGCTGA
- a CDS encoding ATP synthase subunit I — protein MSEFSRSSELPDPAGGIRQRFFAGGMNEREQFVRGTLVGALGLVVAGLVGFGLFGKWDWALGFATGALVSLFSFRLIVQTVVRLTERPAPRSRGQRYWWIRSILRLFGVAVIVFFVIVYLPVNLIGMALGLLAVQLGMGGYFVVRSSFSHSSSTGMEDQQS, from the coding sequence TTGAGCGAGTTTTCACGATCTTCAGAGCTGCCAGATCCGGCTGGAGGGATCCGGCAGCGCTTTTTTGCCGGTGGTATGAACGAGCGGGAGCAGTTCGTCCGGGGTACGCTGGTAGGCGCGCTCGGCCTGGTCGTGGCCGGACTTGTCGGTTTTGGGCTGTTCGGGAAGTGGGATTGGGCCTTGGGCTTTGCCACCGGCGCTCTCGTCAGCCTGTTCAGCTTCAGGCTCATTGTTCAAACCGTCGTCCGTCTCACGGAGCGCCCGGCGCCTCGGTCGCGTGGTCAGCGGTACTGGTGGATCCGATCTATTCTTAGGCTCTTCGGAGTCGCCGTCATCGTCTTCTTCGTGATCGTCTACCTGCCGGTGAATCTGATCGGGATGGCGCTCGGCCTGCTGGCGGTTCAGCTTGGGATGGGCGGCTATTTCGTCGTTCGTTCGTCGTTTTCGCACAGTAGCAGTACCGGGATGGAGGATCAGCAGTCATGA
- the atpF gene encoding F0F1 ATP synthase subunit B, with the protein MTKDRIRLIAVVACFLGLAALLVAFPAWAAEEAHGGEQPGIINLNKTLLIQVVNFLILIAVLYKFLFKPLTQFLATRADGIKRSLEEAKAAREAAAQTQKEYEAQILATRREAAAMRESAVREVEEERQRLLKASREEAARLVTEAKAQIEQEVKRAKVELREEVVGLSLGVAERVIARSLTTDDHRRLAEQVMAEIGSGR; encoded by the coding sequence ATGACGAAGGATCGCATCCGGCTTATCGCGGTAGTCGCCTGTTTCCTCGGCCTAGCCGCGCTTCTCGTGGCCTTCCCTGCGTGGGCTGCCGAAGAGGCCCATGGAGGGGAGCAGCCCGGGATCATCAACCTGAACAAGACGTTGCTCATTCAGGTTGTAAACTTTCTCATTCTGATCGCCGTACTGTACAAGTTCCTGTTCAAGCCGCTCACCCAGTTCCTGGCGACACGGGCCGACGGCATCAAGCGTTCTCTGGAGGAGGCGAAGGCAGCCAGAGAGGCTGCGGCCCAGACGCAGAAAGAGTACGAAGCACAGATTCTCGCCACCCGGCGGGAGGCGGCCGCGATGCGGGAGTCGGCGGTTCGTGAGGTGGAGGAAGAACGACAGCGACTGCTGAAAGCGTCGCGCGAAGAGGCCGCTCGTCTCGTAACAGAGGCCAAGGCGCAGATCGAACAGGAGGTCAAAAGGGCGAAGGTTGAGCTTCGCGAGGAGGTGGTGGGCCTCTCGCTGGGGGTCGCGGAGCGCGTTATTGCCCGTAGCCTCACGACCGATGATCACCGCCGCTTGGCGGAGCAGGTGATGGCCGAGATTGGGAGCGGTCGGTGA
- the atpH gene encoding ATP synthase F1 subunit delta — translation MRAGGLSRRYAKALADVAAEQQVLEAVGRDLRTVVETMKRTREVATFFASPAIPLPDKRRILHTIAEGVGVKPLTTNFLNLILEKRRLPHLGEIALAYEELTDERLGRGKATVTSAVPLSEPIIHGLKERLRTATGKEIYLETRVDPSIVGGFVAQIGSTIYDGSVRTQLKKVREYLLKSEYC, via the coding sequence GTGAGGGCTGGCGGCCTTTCCAGGAGGTACGCTAAGGCGCTGGCGGACGTCGCCGCCGAGCAACAGGTGTTGGAGGCGGTCGGGCGCGATCTCCGCACGGTTGTAGAGACCATGAAACGAACTCGCGAGGTGGCTACCTTCTTTGCGAGTCCCGCCATCCCGCTACCTGATAAACGGCGCATCCTGCACACGATCGCGGAAGGGGTGGGTGTGAAGCCGCTCACCACGAACTTTCTGAATCTGATCCTGGAGAAACGGCGGCTCCCGCACCTCGGAGAGATTGCCCTCGCCTATGAGGAGCTGACCGATGAGCGGCTGGGTCGCGGGAAGGCCACGGTGACTTCGGCTGTACCGCTGTCCGAGCCGATCATTCATGGGCTGAAGGAGCGCCTGCGGACGGCGACGGGAAAGGAGATCTATCTGGAGACCCGAGTCGATCCCTCCATTGTGGGCGGGTTTGTCGCGCAGATCGGCAGCACCATCTATGATGGGTCCGTACGGACACAACTGAAAAAGGTGCGCGAATATCTGCTGAAGAGCGAGTATTGCTGA